In the genome of Hyphomonas sp. Mor2, one region contains:
- a CDS encoding alpha/beta fold hydrolase: MSQLVFTGFRGLRLTAQTYGHVDHPAVILLPGITQTRHVWHDAARALAGAGRYVICLDLRGHGDSERPGDGNYTLDAFVADLIAVLAQLSSRPAIVGSTFGGWIALTALGEASSPLASGLVLTNPFRDLSELEATAIDRETRAEIAQNVEKGGFDEAIYEGGFDFTELESRMKRAAQTLDTPFLIVRGEDNQLSSNEAATSLANLVSDAELVTMPGGGHYLAFEKSDEFNAVLLAFLERKVPRDPPEYESGSDVRTLRDAMGCFASGITIVTTKTDTGDPVGLTANSFTSVSLDPPLVLVCLAKTIRSLPAFKSNSAFAVNILHTGQQPLSNLFASKGQDRFGGLDWETWSKDVPILPSALACFECNRVNQIEQGDHIILIGEVVRARYEKRKDPLLYFGGQYRRLHFG; the protein is encoded by the coding sequence ATGAGTCAGCTTGTCTTCACAGGATTTCGCGGCCTTCGATTGACGGCACAGACCTACGGTCATGTAGATCATCCGGCGGTGATTTTGCTGCCGGGGATCACTCAGACGCGTCACGTCTGGCATGATGCGGCGCGCGCCCTGGCTGGGGCAGGGCGGTATGTCATCTGTCTCGACCTGCGCGGACATGGTGACAGCGAGAGACCTGGTGATGGGAACTATACGCTGGATGCATTCGTGGCGGACCTGATCGCGGTCCTCGCGCAACTGTCCTCCCGCCCCGCGATTGTCGGGTCGACATTCGGAGGATGGATTGCGCTCACCGCACTTGGGGAAGCCAGCAGTCCGCTTGCGAGCGGTCTGGTCCTGACCAATCCATTCCGTGATCTGAGCGAACTGGAAGCCACGGCGATCGATCGCGAAACGCGGGCCGAGATTGCTCAAAATGTCGAGAAAGGCGGCTTCGACGAGGCAATTTATGAGGGCGGTTTCGATTTCACCGAGCTCGAGTCTCGAATGAAGCGAGCGGCGCAGACTCTGGATACGCCCTTCTTGATCGTCCGTGGTGAAGATAACCAATTGAGTTCCAATGAGGCGGCGACGTCGCTCGCGAACCTTGTCTCAGATGCCGAGCTGGTGACGATGCCAGGTGGAGGACATTATCTGGCGTTCGAAAAGAGCGATGAGTTCAATGCGGTGCTCCTTGCCTTTCTCGAGCGCAAAGTGCCTCGCGATCCTCCGGAATATGAGTCGGGGTCCGATGTCAGAACCCTGCGCGACGCGATGGGATGTTTTGCGTCCGGGATTACTATTGTGACGACCAAGACAGACACAGGAGATCCGGTCGGGCTGACCGCGAATTCCTTCACGTCGGTGTCGCTGGATCCACCGCTGGTTCTGGTTTGCTTGGCAAAGACGATCAGAAGCTTGCCCGCCTTCAAGTCCAACTCTGCGTTTGCCGTAAACATTCTTCATACGGGACAGCAACCCTTGTCCAACCTGTTCGCTTCCAAGGGGCAGGATCGATTTGGCGGGCTTGATTGGGAGACCTGGTCAAAGGATGTCCCGATACTCCCGAGCGCGCTGGCTTGTTTCGAGTGCAACCGGGTGAACCAGATCGAACAGGGCGATCACATCATTCTGATCGGCGAGGTTGTGCGCGCGCGATATGAGAAGCGCAAAGACCCATTGCTGTATTTTGGCGGGCAGTATCGACGCCTGCATTTCGGCTGA
- a CDS encoding NAD(P)/FAD-dependent oxidoreductase: protein MTPDTEVVVIGAGVVGLAIAAELAASGREVIVLERELAIGTQTSSRNSEVIHGGIYYQPGSLKAELCVRGKHLLYAFCDTFKVDHAQCGKLIVATREDEAAKLAWLQKNASASGVQDLETWDQVRIQEHEPELNVTSGLFSPSTGIVDSHALMLALQGILETHGGVIAFGSSAEAIRAEADLLTVRVIGDEAYDLSARWVINAAGFDAQTLAGSVNHPSAETVPDLHLARGCYFSLTGRSPFERLIYPAPVDGGLGIHATLDLGGQCRFGPDVEWVPALDYTFPEDREDPFRDAIARYWPGIADRDLTPGYTGIRPKLAGPGAGFQDFSIARHTTAAKSGIVNLFGIESPGLTAALAIGEYVRAQIETD from the coding sequence ATGACGCCTGATACGGAAGTCGTTGTAATTGGCGCGGGTGTGGTCGGGCTCGCCATCGCGGCTGAGCTCGCGGCGTCCGGCCGCGAAGTCATTGTGCTGGAACGCGAACTTGCGATTGGCACGCAGACCAGCTCGCGCAATTCCGAAGTCATCCATGGCGGGATCTATTATCAACCCGGATCACTGAAAGCCGAGCTCTGCGTGCGCGGGAAACACCTGCTCTATGCGTTTTGTGACACTTTCAAGGTCGACCATGCACAGTGCGGGAAGCTCATCGTCGCAACGCGTGAGGATGAGGCGGCCAAGCTGGCTTGGCTGCAAAAGAATGCCAGCGCCTCCGGGGTTCAGGATCTGGAAACCTGGGACCAGGTGCGCATTCAGGAGCATGAACCAGAGCTCAACGTCACCAGCGGTCTGTTCTCTCCCTCGACGGGCATTGTCGACAGTCATGCGCTGATGCTCGCGCTGCAGGGCATTCTCGAGACCCATGGCGGCGTCATCGCGTTTGGCTCCAGCGCGGAGGCAATACGGGCCGAGGCGGACCTGCTGACGGTCCGCGTCATCGGCGACGAGGCGTATGATCTTTCGGCGCGCTGGGTGATCAATGCCGCAGGATTTGACGCGCAGACCCTGGCGGGCTCGGTGAACCACCCGTCGGCCGAGACCGTGCCGGACCTGCATCTCGCCAGGGGGTGCTACTTCTCGCTCACCGGGCGCTCGCCCTTTGAGCGCTTGATCTATCCGGCACCGGTTGATGGCGGCCTCGGCATCCACGCGACCCTGGACCTTGGCGGCCAATGCCGGTTCGGGCCGGATGTCGAATGGGTGCCTGCGCTCGACTACACCTTTCCCGAGGATCGCGAAGACCCATTCCGCGACGCGATCGCGAGATACTGGCCTGGCATTGCCGACCGAGACCTGACGCCTGGCTATACAGGCATTCGTCCCAAACTGGCGGGACCCGGTGCAGGCTTCCAGGATTTCTCCATAGCGCGCCACACGACGGCGGCGAAATCCGGGATCGTCAACCTGTTCGGCATCGAATCCCCCGGACTGACCGCGGCCCTCGCAATCGGTGAATATGTGCGGGCACAGATCGAGACGGATTGA
- a CDS encoding amidohydrolase family protein, with amino-acid sequence MPHFSSHQNGRTIHDADSHIIEYPGWLESYSSEYVRENLDPGLIPLDMPELVAVYERARDRLAGNDPETTAALEAQLFSHKEKYSQWTAYGALDKQERSKSLDIAGISKQLVFPSIAMSRFARSKDLKVVYGGSEALNRAMVDFCSDDARLMPVGYVSMREPEEAQKSLKQAIDMGIKTVWIHSDAVRGRAPSHVDYDPLWAMMEEANVPITLHIGSGVNMPPDYMNTGLERLLTPSLTNIETTRAKDVPVLHHSTERWLTCMIYDGVLERFPKLKIGLIELGANWLPACMYNMDMGVRELGKRDVALQQLSLKPSEYVQRQVRATPFHMEDTGWILRNVGKDILMFNTDYPHPEGGSDPFGDFERSLDAVDATPDELDHFYSKNFEDYLGLS; translated from the coding sequence ATGCCCCACTTCAGCAGCCATCAGAATGGACGCACAATTCACGATGCCGACAGCCATATCATTGAGTATCCCGGTTGGTTGGAGAGCTACTCAAGTGAGTATGTACGGGAGAATCTGGACCCGGGATTGATCCCACTCGATATGCCGGAACTGGTTGCTGTGTATGAGCGTGCACGCGATCGCCTTGCAGGGAACGACCCGGAAACGACGGCGGCCCTGGAAGCACAGCTGTTCAGTCACAAGGAAAAGTACTCTCAGTGGACCGCCTACGGAGCCCTCGACAAGCAGGAACGCAGCAAGTCGCTCGATATTGCCGGGATCAGCAAACAATTGGTCTTTCCGAGCATTGCGATGTCCCGCTTCGCGCGCTCCAAAGACCTGAAAGTTGTCTATGGCGGAAGTGAAGCGCTTAACCGGGCTATGGTCGACTTCTGTTCGGATGATGCGCGTCTCATGCCGGTTGGTTATGTGTCGATGCGCGAACCTGAAGAGGCGCAGAAATCCCTCAAGCAGGCGATCGACATGGGAATCAAGACCGTCTGGATCCACAGTGACGCGGTTCGCGGCCGCGCCCCGTCTCATGTCGATTATGATCCGCTATGGGCGATGATGGAAGAAGCCAATGTTCCGATTACGCTGCACATTGGATCCGGCGTGAACATGCCTCCGGACTACATGAATACCGGATTGGAGCGCCTCCTGACCCCAAGCCTGACCAATATTGAAACGACGCGCGCCAAGGACGTTCCGGTGTTGCACCATTCTACCGAGCGGTGGCTGACCTGCATGATCTATGACGGTGTACTTGAACGGTTCCCGAAGCTGAAGATCGGTCTGATCGAACTGGGCGCGAACTGGTTGCCGGCCTGCATGTACAATATGGACATGGGCGTGAGAGAGCTGGGCAAGCGAGATGTCGCCCTGCAACAATTGTCGCTGAAGCCGTCTGAGTACGTCCAAAGACAAGTTCGCGCGACGCCTTTCCATATGGAGGATACCGGGTGGATCTTGCGCAATGTGGGCAAGGATATTCTGATGTTCAACACCGATTATCCGCACCCTGAAGGCGGCTCGGATCCTTTCGGAGATTTTGAGCGTAGTCTGGATGCGGTCGACGCGACCCCTGACGAGCTCGACCATTTCTACAGCAAGAATTTCGAGGATTATCTCGGGCTCAGCTAA
- a CDS encoding YhjD/YihY/BrkB family envelope integrity protein, with amino-acid sequence MLAALRAWIDRLPFGHSLILPIWDAIYRLSQPDVRIITGGIAFYALFSIFPLIYLTTTLVFALLPSELSGQLAEAINRIMASNVVPLTATDMNEVAALAPKNITLTVGGALVLVVWAAMSGTKAMISGIRMIAVSTRPSGILRYQGIAFVLATSLILVVWALGASQIVLTIVRNQEGGVATEFAAEIASIAGTIWLTKWVAVFAVFYLILAVSLNGRVSKGWPMIGGAAASAIAWLTVTYLFQLYLKYSVLGTLYGALASVIVGFIWLAMSVNTLLLGAALATQWDAAARLKRGPLRFSDDPDAQVH; translated from the coding sequence ATGCTCGCAGCGCTACGTGCCTGGATCGATCGATTGCCGTTCGGACATTCACTCATATTGCCCATCTGGGATGCCATCTACCGGCTGTCGCAACCCGATGTCCGGATCATTACCGGCGGGATAGCGTTCTACGCTCTGTTTTCGATTTTTCCGCTCATTTATCTGACGACGACGCTGGTCTTCGCACTGTTGCCCAGTGAGCTGTCGGGCCAGTTGGCCGAGGCGATCAATCGCATCATGGCGTCAAATGTGGTTCCTCTGACAGCCACGGACATGAATGAGGTCGCAGCGTTGGCGCCAAAAAATATCACGCTGACGGTGGGCGGTGCTCTGGTGCTGGTCGTCTGGGCCGCGATGTCCGGCACAAAAGCCATGATTAGCGGCATTCGCATGATCGCGGTATCGACGCGACCCTCCGGGATCCTGCGCTATCAGGGGATTGCCTTCGTGCTTGCGACCAGTCTGATTCTGGTGGTCTGGGCGCTCGGCGCGTCGCAAATTGTGCTGACGATTGTGCGCAATCAGGAAGGCGGTGTGGCAACCGAGTTTGCGGCCGAGATTGCCAGCATTGCCGGAACCATCTGGCTGACAAAATGGGTCGCGGTTTTTGCAGTTTTCTATCTCATTCTGGCGGTGTCGCTGAACGGGCGCGTGTCAAAGGGATGGCCGATGATTGGGGGCGCGGCCGCCAGCGCGATCGCGTGGCTGACCGTCACTTATCTGTTCCAGCTTTACTTGAAATACTCCGTGCTTGGCACCCTGTATGGCGCCCTGGCATCGGTCATTGTCGGCTTCATCTGGCTCGCCATGTCGGTCAACACATTGCTCCTCGGCGCGGCCCTGGCGACTCAATGGGATGCCGCGGCACGCCTGAAGCGTGGACCCTTGCGCTTCTCGGACGATCCCGACGCTCAGGTCCATTAG
- a CDS encoding TetR/AcrR family transcriptional regulator — translation MPAPQDSLTRRQKVEERERTILAAAREAFLELGYEGARMADIASRAGIAEGTIYLYYKTKNELMHAFVADFWDDLTRSARLAVSETSDTFEALRQLATFHLSSLIERFDVVVLTQSAHVQSQDLQDNRAFMRVYVSVFDSIWRRGIDRGDVRDDVEFWLVRDLFFGPLEYSARTIRLHPERRLEDAVDQLIDVLKATHGKARNQVAPQHNEVALLERLERAVEKLERQ, via the coding sequence ATGCCAGCGCCACAAGACTCCCTTACGCGGCGACAGAAAGTCGAAGAACGCGAGCGCACGATTCTTGCGGCCGCGCGGGAGGCTTTTCTGGAGCTCGGCTATGAGGGCGCGCGTATGGCCGACATTGCCAGCCGGGCCGGGATCGCGGAAGGCACGATCTATCTTTACTACAAGACCAAGAACGAGCTGATGCATGCCTTCGTGGCGGACTTCTGGGATGATCTCACCCGCAGCGCGCGCCTGGCTGTGTCAGAGACGAGCGACACGTTCGAAGCCTTACGCCAATTGGCCACCTTCCATCTGAGCTCGCTGATCGAGCGCTTCGATGTCGTCGTTCTGACCCAATCGGCGCATGTCCAAAGTCAGGATCTGCAGGACAATCGCGCGTTCATGCGCGTTTATGTCTCTGTGTTCGATAGTATCTGGCGCCGGGGCATCGATCGCGGCGATGTTCGCGATGATGTTGAGTTCTGGCTGGTGCGCGATCTGTTTTTCGGGCCATTGGAATATTCGGCGCGCACCATTCGGCTGCATCCTGAGCGCCGCCTCGAGGACGCCGTCGATCAATTGATCGATGTGCTGAAAGCGACCCATGGCAAGGCGCGGAACCAGGTTGCGCCGCAACACAATGAAGTTGCGCTGCTCGAGCGATTGGAGCGGGCGGTCGAGAAGCTGGAGCGCCAGTGA
- a CDS encoding acyclic terpene utilization AtuA family protein — protein sequence MSVEKTIRIGGASGFWGESDMALPQFLAAGNLDYIVFDYLAEITLSIMARARASDPERGYATDFVTAALKPNLAEIARQKVKIISNAGGMNPTACAAAIEALIAEAGLDLKVAVVTGDDLVSRATEFAGESYADMFSAEPFPAADKVASINAYLGAAPVAEALRRGADIIVTGRGVDSAVTLGACLHAFDWSLDDWDKLATGSLAGHIIECGPQATGGNFTDWHTVADTLDTVGYPIAEISADGACTITKPDDTGGTVTPATVGEQMLYEIGDPQAYILPDVVCDFSEVTLEQAGPDRVAIKGTKGRPAPDTLKVSVTYADGWRAGSTFFFIGRDAVNKANTFAELTLRRCRKKLQRMNAPDFTETLIETVGDGSAFGEEARNPHAMDVTLKLAVKHDDPRGAGLVLKEAVGLALATPPGLTMFAGNRAKPSPVVRLFSFLLPRTEVAPVVHVGGKEIHVTMDAGTPVETPLRPTPPAPSEEATRSVPLYRLAYARSGDKGNKANIGLLPRDASYAPWIWAALTEPEIESRFSHFLEGRVDRFYLPGTGAMNILMHKVLGGGGMASLRNDPQGKAYGQILLETPIPVPAKLVEMLT from the coding sequence GTGAGCGTCGAAAAGACGATCCGGATTGGCGGAGCAAGCGGCTTCTGGGGCGAGTCAGATATGGCCCTGCCGCAATTTCTCGCCGCCGGAAATCTCGATTATATCGTGTTCGATTATCTGGCCGAGATTACCCTTTCGATCATGGCGCGCGCCCGCGCGAGCGATCCTGAAAGAGGCTATGCGACAGACTTTGTGACGGCCGCGCTGAAGCCCAACCTGGCAGAGATCGCGCGTCAAAAGGTCAAGATTATCTCGAACGCAGGCGGTATGAACCCGACGGCCTGCGCCGCCGCAATTGAAGCTTTGATCGCCGAGGCAGGGCTCGATTTGAAAGTCGCTGTGGTCACCGGAGATGACCTGGTGTCTCGCGCCACTGAGTTTGCCGGCGAAAGCTATGCCGACATGTTCTCTGCAGAGCCCTTCCCCGCCGCCGACAAGGTGGCGTCGATCAACGCCTATCTCGGCGCAGCGCCCGTCGCTGAGGCCTTGCGGCGAGGTGCAGACATCATCGTGACCGGGCGCGGTGTGGACAGTGCCGTGACGCTGGGCGCTTGCCTGCACGCCTTTGACTGGTCGCTGGACGATTGGGACAAGCTCGCCACCGGCAGCCTGGCGGGACACATCATCGAATGCGGCCCCCAAGCCACCGGCGGAAACTTCACTGACTGGCACACGGTGGCCGACACGCTCGATACGGTCGGCTATCCGATTGCAGAGATAAGTGCAGACGGGGCCTGCACCATCACCAAGCCGGATGACACCGGCGGCACGGTCACACCCGCAACGGTTGGTGAGCAGATGCTCTATGAAATCGGTGATCCACAAGCCTATATTTTGCCGGACGTCGTCTGCGACTTCTCCGAGGTGACGCTGGAACAAGCCGGACCGGACCGGGTTGCGATCAAAGGCACGAAGGGTCGCCCGGCGCCGGATACGCTGAAAGTCAGCGTCACCTATGCCGATGGCTGGCGCGCCGGTTCAACCTTCTTTTTCATCGGTCGCGACGCGGTCAACAAGGCGAATACATTTGCCGAGCTGACTTTGCGTCGATGCCGCAAGAAACTGCAGCGGATGAACGCGCCCGACTTTACCGAGACTCTGATCGAGACGGTCGGTGATGGCAGCGCGTTCGGTGAGGAGGCCCGGAACCCGCACGCCATGGATGTGACTCTGAAGCTCGCGGTCAAGCATGACGATCCCCGCGGCGCGGGACTGGTCCTGAAAGAAGCTGTCGGCCTCGCCCTGGCGACACCGCCCGGCCTGACCATGTTTGCCGGGAACCGAGCCAAACCCTCCCCGGTCGTGCGCCTTTTCTCATTCCTATTGCCGCGCACAGAGGTCGCGCCTGTCGTGCATGTCGGCGGCAAGGAAATCCACGTCACCATGGACGCGGGGACGCCTGTCGAAACGCCCTTGCGCCCGACCCCGCCTGCGCCATCGGAAGAGGCGACCCGTTCAGTCCCCTTGTATCGGCTCGCCTATGCGCGCTCTGGCGACAAAGGCAACAAAGCCAATATTGGCTTGTTGCCCCGCGATGCCAGCTATGCCCCATGGATATGGGCGGCGCTCACTGAACCGGAAATCGAGAGCCGCTTTTCGCATTTCCTCGAAGGCCGTGTGGATCGCTTCTACCTGCCCGGCACCGGCGCGATGAACATCTTGATGCACAAAGTGCTGGGCGGCGGTGGCATGGCCAGTTTGCGCAATGATCCGCAAGGCAAAGCCTATGGACAGATTCTGCTGGAAACGCCGATCCCGGTCCCAGCCAAGCTCGTGGAGATGCTGACATGA
- a CDS encoding crotonase/enoyl-CoA hydratase family protein → MSVITLEKQGSIAILTLNRPDMMNALGQDGDGADVAAACTEIEDDPSIRCAVLTGAGRAFSAGGDVKAMRDRAGSFAGSPYQVREGYRRNIHRIVNSLYNLEVPLIAAVNGAAIGLGCDVACMADVRIASDKAKFGVTFLKLGLIPGDGGAWLLPRIIGASRAAELLFTGDVIDSATAAEWGLISRAVPGEALMDAAMELATRMAQQPPQSLRLAKTLLRHGTTSNYDTIMELSAASQSMMHFTEDHMEGVNAILEKRAPTFEGK, encoded by the coding sequence ATGTCTGTAATTACCCTCGAAAAGCAGGGCTCGATCGCGATTTTGACGCTGAACCGGCCCGATATGATGAACGCCCTCGGCCAGGACGGTGATGGCGCCGACGTGGCCGCGGCTTGCACAGAGATTGAAGATGATCCGAGCATTCGCTGCGCAGTTCTAACCGGCGCCGGCCGCGCTTTCTCCGCGGGAGGGGATGTCAAAGCCATGCGCGATCGCGCCGGGTCGTTCGCAGGCTCCCCTTACCAGGTCCGAGAAGGATATCGCCGAAATATCCATCGCATTGTGAATTCGCTCTACAATCTGGAAGTTCCTTTGATCGCCGCCGTGAATGGCGCCGCGATCGGATTGGGGTGCGATGTCGCCTGCATGGCGGATGTTCGAATTGCGTCTGACAAGGCGAAGTTTGGCGTCACCTTCCTGAAGCTGGGCCTGATCCCAGGCGATGGCGGTGCCTGGCTGCTGCCGCGCATTATCGGGGCCAGCCGCGCTGCCGAATTGCTCTTCACGGGCGACGTCATTGATTCCGCTACAGCCGCAGAGTGGGGTCTGATATCCCGCGCCGTACCCGGTGAGGCGCTCATGGATGCCGCCATGGAATTGGCGACGCGTATGGCTCAGCAACCGCCGCAAAGCCTGCGTCTCGCCAAGACGCTTTTGCGCCATGGCACAACCTCCAACTATGACACGATCATGGAACTGTCTGCGGCGTCGCAATCCATGATGCACTTTACCGAAGACCACATGGAAGGCGTCAACGCCATCCTGGAAAAACGGGCCCCGACATTCGAAGGCAAATAG
- a CDS encoding carboxyl transferase domain-containing protein, which produces MTVIQSRISTSSEAFQNNRRDMLALIERMEELNARAGLISEKRKPRFEQRGQLTPRERLSRLIDPGMPWLSIGNISGYLADTKDEAKSIPGSTMLCGIGFIRGVRCIVLVDDSGIKGGTLTTATGYKIQRAERIALEQKLPFVHLVESGGADLYNYTVEGFVSGGGLFSGQAKLSKAGIPVITVLHGSSTAGGAYMPGMSDYVVGVKKNGKAFLAGPPLLKAATGEIATDSELGGAEMHATVSGLIEYLAENDSDAMILAREVVNRLQWNRRCPPVPTVAARPPVYDPGEIAGVVPVDYRIPYDVREVIARVVDGSEFLEFKPGYGASTVCGQAEVMGFGFGIVGNNGPIDPDGATKTAQFLQLMDQSDLPVVFLSNTTGYMVGTQYEQGGMIKHGSKMIQAVTNIEVPRLTFQIGASYGAGNYGMCGRGFEPDFLYIWPNASTGVMGGEQAATVMRIVAEGRAKALGQEPDEAALKKQDAVLTEIFDGQASSFYTSGHNLDDGMIDPRDTRKALGFLLSTVWEARNRDVRTNSFGIARM; this is translated from the coding sequence ATGACGGTCATACAATCGCGTATCTCAACTTCGTCGGAAGCCTTTCAGAACAATCGACGCGATATGCTGGCACTGATCGAGCGGATGGAAGAGCTCAATGCCCGCGCCGGATTGATCTCCGAGAAGCGAAAACCCCGGTTTGAGCAGCGCGGACAGCTCACCCCTCGCGAGCGTTTGTCCAGATTGATCGATCCCGGCATGCCGTGGCTCTCAATCGGCAATATTAGCGGCTACCTCGCTGACACCAAGGATGAAGCCAAATCGATCCCGGGCTCGACCATGCTTTGCGGCATCGGCTTTATTCGCGGCGTCCGCTGCATCGTTCTTGTCGACGATAGCGGCATCAAGGGCGGCACACTGACCACTGCCACCGGGTACAAGATCCAGCGCGCCGAGCGGATCGCGCTGGAACAAAAACTGCCCTTCGTCCACCTTGTCGAAAGCGGTGGCGCAGATCTCTACAACTACACGGTGGAAGGATTTGTCAGCGGCGGCGGCCTGTTCTCCGGACAGGCCAAATTGTCAAAAGCGGGCATTCCCGTGATCACGGTCTTGCACGGATCCTCCACAGCCGGCGGGGCCTATATGCCTGGCATGAGCGACTATGTGGTCGGCGTGAAGAAGAACGGCAAAGCCTTCCTTGCCGGGCCACCTCTTCTCAAGGCCGCGACGGGCGAGATCGCAACGGACTCCGAACTTGGCGGCGCAGAGATGCACGCCACAGTTTCTGGCCTGATTGAATATCTCGCTGAGAATGACAGCGACGCGATGATCCTGGCGCGCGAAGTCGTCAATCGCCTGCAGTGGAACCGGCGGTGCCCGCCTGTGCCCACCGTTGCCGCGCGACCCCCTGTCTACGACCCGGGCGAAATTGCCGGCGTCGTTCCGGTCGACTATCGCATTCCCTACGATGTTCGCGAAGTTATCGCGCGCGTCGTCGATGGCTCTGAGTTTCTCGAATTCAAGCCCGGTTATGGCGCCTCGACCGTCTGCGGCCAGGCCGAGGTCATGGGGTTCGGGTTCGGCATCGTCGGCAATAATGGTCCGATCGATCCGGATGGCGCGACCAAGACCGCGCAATTCCTGCAACTCATGGATCAATCGGATCTTCCGGTCGTCTTCCTGTCCAATACGACCGGTTACATGGTTGGCACCCAATATGAGCAAGGCGGCATGATCAAGCATGGCTCGAAGATGATCCAGGCGGTGACCAATATCGAAGTGCCGCGCCTCACGTTCCAGATTGGTGCGAGCTATGGCGCCGGAAATTACGGCATGTGTGGCCGCGGCTTCGAGCCGGACTTTCTCTATATCTGGCCGAACGCCTCCACCGGCGTGATGGGCGGCGAGCAAGCCGCGACCGTGATGCGCATCGTCGCTGAGGGGCGGGCCAAGGCGCTGGGCCAGGAACCGGATGAGGCCGCGCTGAAGAAACAGGACGCCGTGCTGACTGAGATCTTTGATGGCCAGGCGTCCAGCTTCTACACGTCCGGTCACAATCTCGATGATGGCATGATTGATCCGCGCGACACACGCAAGGCGCTGGGCTTCTTGCTCAGTACGGTCTGGGAAGCAAGAAACCGCGATGTGCGAACGAACTCGTTCGGCATCGCCCGGATGTGA
- a CDS encoding enoyl-CoA hydratase-related protein — translation MTKLPDTTAIELDLEAGWLTLWFNQPDTRNALTTELTTDLMATLEAVLDDRSVRGITLRGRGGIFCAGGDLKSFKSMGSGTGKSTRADIAEMSKGGAAMFEMVNTMPQVVVALVEGAAMAGGLGMACCADVMIVEKEARFAFTETAIGLTPAQISPYVLQKVGYATGRRLMLTAARFKGEEAARLGLADECVTGAEGLEAAEAKIRKQVLNCAPGAVADIKSLILQLPTLSPDERVAAAADNFAGRIISDEGKEGLASFAEKRKPKWAEGA, via the coding sequence ATGACCAAACTACCCGACACCACAGCAATTGAACTCGACCTGGAGGCTGGCTGGCTGACCCTCTGGTTCAATCAGCCAGACACACGCAACGCGCTGACGACGGAGCTGACGACCGACCTGATGGCGACGCTCGAAGCGGTTCTTGATGATCGCAGCGTACGCGGCATCACTCTGCGCGGACGGGGCGGCATTTTCTGCGCGGGCGGCGATCTGAAATCCTTCAAGAGCATGGGCAGCGGCACAGGCAAATCGACACGTGCAGATATTGCCGAGATGTCCAAGGGCGGGGCAGCTATGTTCGAGATGGTCAATACGATGCCACAAGTCGTCGTCGCGCTTGTCGAAGGCGCGGCCATGGCGGGTGGCCTGGGCATGGCCTGCTGCGCCGACGTGATGATTGTCGAGAAAGAGGCGCGGTTTGCCTTCACCGAGACGGCCATCGGTCTGACGCCAGCCCAGATCTCACCCTATGTGCTGCAAAAGGTTGGCTACGCGACCGGGCGGCGCCTGATGCTGACAGCGGCGCGCTTCAAGGGCGAGGAAGCGGCACGCCTTGGCCTCGCGGATGAGTGCGTGACAGGTGCCGAAGGCCTGGAGGCCGCCGAAGCGAAGATCCGCAAACAAGTCCTGAACTGTGCCCCCGGTGCGGTCGCCGACATCAAGAGCCTGATCCTGCAATTGCCCACGCTCTCTCCGGACGAGCGCGTGGCGGCTGCGGCGGACAATTTTGCCGGACGCATCATCAGCGACGAGGGCAAGGAAGGCCTCGCCTCCTTTGCTGAGAAGCGCAAACCAAAATGGGCGGAGGGCGCTTGA